In Gammaproteobacteria bacterium (ex Lamellibrachia satsuma), a single genomic region encodes these proteins:
- a CDS encoding response regulator: MVIDDSKTIRRTAESLLKKAGCEVMTAIDGFEALAMIADHHPDVIFVDIMMPRLDGYQTCALIKHNEVYKDIPVIMLSSKDGLFDRARGRIVGSEQYLTKPFTKDELLGAIRRYATKAA; this comes from the coding sequence ATGGTCATTGATGACAGTAAGACCATCCGACGTACTGCTGAAAGTCTTCTGAAAAAAGCCGGTTGTGAAGTTATGACCGCTATCGATGGCTTTGAGGCGCTGGCGATGATAGCTGACCATCATCCCGACGTTATCTTTGTCGATATCATGATGCCGCGCCTTGATGGTTACCAGACCTGCGCGCTGATAAAGCATAATGAAGTTTATAAAGACATTCCTGTCATCATGCTCTCCAGTAAAGATGGCCTTTTTGACCGGGCGCGCGGGCGTATTGTTGGTTCTGAGCAGTACCTGACCAAGCCTTTTACAAAGGATGAACTCTTGGGTGCGATTAGGCGATATGCCACTAAGGCAGCCTGA
- a CDS encoding response regulator, translating into MIRRFFNRDRTPKELDQATVVPGASAATILIVDDSPTEVHVLKKILEKQGFQIQVARDGQEGVDTAKRIHPDLILMDVVMPILNGFQATRQLQNDEGTAKIPVIMVTTKDQETDRSWGKRQGASEYLVKPVAPADLLAKIKVLLNG; encoded by the coding sequence ATGATAAGAAGATTTTTTAACAGAGACAGGACTCCAAAAGAGCTTGATCAGGCTACTGTGGTACCTGGGGCAAGCGCGGCTACGATATTGATCGTGGATGATTCCCCGACGGAGGTGCATGTTCTGAAGAAGATCCTGGAAAAGCAGGGCTTTCAGATTCAGGTGGCGCGCGATGGTCAGGAGGGTGTCGATACGGCAAAGCGCATACATCCGGATTTGATATTGATGGATGTGGTGATGCCTATACTGAATGGTTTTCAGGCTACCCGGCAGTTACAGAACGATGAGGGGACCGCGAAAATTCCTGTGATCATGGTGACTACGAAAGATCAGGAGACGGATCGGAGTTGGGGGAAACGCCAGGGGGCCAGTGAATACCTAGTCAAGCCGGTGGCGCCTGCAGACCTGTTGGCCAAGATCAAGGTATTGCTGAATGGCTGA
- a CDS encoding purine-binding chemotaxis protein CheW, whose protein sequence is MAEMLSDPMFDDPEELVQLLQVIEHRSREFARGLPQQEQAEAQWEGVMFFVGEQRLVAPLDEIKEILNYPSNITPVPGTKSWMLGVANVRGNLIPVIDLQSYLVGNKTDRGRRSRVLVFAHHDVFTGVLVGEMVGMRHFSETMAIANHGVVGHMEKYVRFGFDLDGEVWPVLSLFSLAQDPAFQVAAV, encoded by the coding sequence ATGGCTGAAATGCTATCTGATCCTATGTTTGATGATCCTGAAGAGCTGGTGCAGCTTTTACAGGTTATCGAACATCGTAGCAGAGAGTTTGCCCGGGGCCTTCCTCAGCAGGAGCAGGCCGAGGCGCAGTGGGAAGGCGTAATGTTCTTCGTTGGCGAGCAAAGACTGGTTGCTCCACTCGATGAGATAAAAGAGATCCTTAACTATCCCAGCAATATTACCCCGGTCCCTGGAACGAAATCCTGGATGTTGGGTGTGGCAAATGTTCGCGGCAATTTGATTCCCGTTATCGACTTGCAATCCTATCTTGTCGGAAATAAAACAGACCGTGGCCGGCGCAGCCGGGTACTGGTTTTTGCTCATCATGACGTTTTTACCGGTGTCCTGGTGGGTGAAATGGTGGGTATGCGCCATTTCAGCGAAACGATGGCAATTGCCAATCATGGTGTTGTTGGTCATATGGAAAAATATGTACGGTTTGGATTTGACCTGGATGGTGAAGTCTGGCCGGTTTTAAGTCTGTTTTCATTGGCGCAGGATCCTGCTTTTCAGGTTGCGGCCGTGTAA
- a CDS encoding chemotaxis protein, with protein sequence MKVRGAKSPSNRAITVLSVLLLVSLVLALLTFVHTTRQESFDEQYLLRAAEQRILAQRLAKFSLLAARGERQAFSSLQGVRDRFEQIMWELKNGARSEGLPPAPDEMRPTLREVENTWLELRQNADEILAAKEPTLAIGEFSSVISEFIPQLQDLSNEVVQGLINEQASPRQIYIATEQLMLAQRIDTKVNAVLLGGQETASAIDQFSRDGDRFGRVLDGLLEGDPDLGVKKVTNPAAEASLRDVATLFGTINDHAEEIIDSIPAVLPALEAASTVDEVSDRTSDKAEQLIKVFGESPGRFQLLGIKAGPGAVALFGAAAALFLILLGVQLVVDARRREEASKQLNENNQKAILRLLDEMGDLADGDLTVTASVTEDITGAIADSINYAIEALRELVTTINATSEQVSSSTQESRATAMHLAEASEHQAEQITQANSSIKEMTTAIDQMTKDAAESAEVAKRSVDIANTGADTVRNTIQGMDSIREQIQETSKRIKRLGESSQEIGDIVELIDDIADQTNILALNAAMQAAMAGEAGRGFAVVADEVQRLAERSINATKQIEALVKTIQADTNEAVISMEASTTGVVKGAKLAEDAGEALMEIENVSQYISDLTEKISGSAKIQSDESARINDTMAVIQEITTQTSDGTNQTAQSIGELADLSDELQKTVAGFRLP encoded by the coding sequence ATGAAAGTAAGAGGTGCTAAATCACCGTCAAACAGGGCCATAACGGTACTTTCCGTACTACTGTTGGTGTCATTGGTTCTGGCGCTGTTGACCTTTGTGCATACCACCAGGCAAGAGTCGTTTGACGAACAGTACCTGCTAAGAGCCGCTGAACAGAGGATTCTGGCTCAGCGACTGGCTAAATTTTCCCTCCTGGCTGCTCGTGGCGAGCGACAGGCATTCAGTTCCCTGCAGGGCGTCCGGGACCGCTTTGAGCAGATCATGTGGGAGCTCAAGAATGGCGCACGTTCAGAAGGGTTGCCTCCAGCGCCGGACGAAATGCGCCCAACCCTTCGTGAGGTCGAAAATACCTGGCTTGAGTTACGCCAGAATGCGGATGAAATTCTTGCCGCGAAAGAACCCACCTTGGCAATTGGCGAGTTTTCCAGCGTCATTTCAGAATTTATTCCTCAGCTGCAGGATCTCTCAAATGAGGTTGTGCAGGGCCTGATCAACGAGCAGGCGTCGCCACGTCAAATTTATATCGCCACTGAACAGCTGATGTTGGCACAGCGAATCGATACCAAGGTGAATGCAGTATTGCTTGGGGGACAGGAGACAGCATCAGCCATTGACCAGTTTAGCCGGGATGGCGATCGTTTTGGCCGTGTATTGGACGGGTTGTTGGAAGGTGATCCTGACTTGGGCGTGAAAAAAGTAACGAATCCTGCCGCAGAAGCCAGTTTACGGGATGTTGCCACCCTGTTCGGCACGATCAACGATCATGCAGAAGAGATTATCGACAGTATTCCGGCGGTACTGCCGGCACTTGAGGCGGCATCTACGGTCGATGAGGTCAGTGACCGAACCAGTGACAAAGCGGAACAGCTGATCAAGGTCTTTGGTGAATCTCCCGGACGATTTCAGTTGCTTGGTATCAAGGCTGGTCCAGGCGCGGTGGCACTTTTCGGCGCCGCAGCAGCACTGTTTCTAATCCTGTTGGGCGTGCAGCTCGTTGTTGATGCCCGCCGGCGTGAAGAAGCGAGTAAGCAGCTGAATGAAAACAACCAGAAGGCGATTCTACGTCTATTGGATGAAATGGGCGATTTGGCGGATGGTGACCTGACCGTGACCGCCAGCGTCACCGAGGATATTACCGGTGCCATTGCTGACTCCATTAACTATGCTATCGAGGCCTTGCGGGAGCTGGTTACCACCATCAATGCCACCTCGGAACAGGTCTCGTCCTCGACACAGGAGAGTCGCGCAACCGCAATGCATCTTGCAGAAGCGAGTGAGCATCAGGCGGAGCAGATTACCCAGGCAAATTCCTCCATCAAGGAGATGACGACTGCAATCGATCAGATGACGAAGGATGCAGCGGAGTCGGCGGAGGTTGCGAAGCGCTCGGTTGATATCGCCAACACGGGCGCTGACACCGTGCGCAACACCATCCAGGGCATGGATTCGATCCGTGAGCAGATCCAGGAGACCTCGAAACGAATCAAGCGACTGGGTGAAAGCTCCCAGGAGATCGGGGATATCGTGGAGCTGATCGATGACATTGCTGATCAGACGAATATTCTGGCCCTGAACGCTGCTATGCAGGCGGCGATGGCAGGTGAGGCGGGTCGCGGTTTTGCGGTGGTTGCGGACGAGGTACAGCGGCTTGCTGAGCGTTCAATCAACGCAACCAAGCAGATCGAGGCGCTGGTTAAAACCATCCAGGCAGATACCAACGAGGCGGTTATCTCCATGGAAGCCAGTACCACGGGTGTGGTGAAAGGTGCCAAACTCGCAGAGGATGCCGGCGAAGCCCTGATGGAGATCGAGAACGTTTCGCAGTATATCTCAGATTTGACGGAGAAAATTTCAGGTTCAGCCAAGATACAATCCGATGAGTCAGCCAGGATTAATGACACCATGGCGGTTATTCAGGAGATTACTACCCAGACATCTGATGGCACCAACCAGACCGCGCAATCCATCGGAGAGCTGGCTGATCTCTCTGATGAACTGCAGAAAACTGTTGCCGGTTTCCGCCTCCCGTAA